The window GGTAGCAATCTGTTGTTGCGTTAACAGGGCATCGACGGTTATAACCAGCCCTTTGAGCAACAAATGTTCCAGCAAGGTAGGGACACAGGTGATTTCGTTTGTTTTGTCAGCCACAGCCACCTGGTTGAGGACAAAACGCAGTTGGTGACAAACAGCCGCCACTAAAAGGCATTGGGACTACCCAAGGAAGCAGCCCGACGAATGCTTTTGCCGTCCACGGCTACCCACGAACCAGGCCGGCCAGGACAAGTTGTTGATGCACCTGGGTGGCCCACTCTCTGATTCTCGTTTCAGTACCGTCGCTTCTATGTGCCAGAAAACACGACATAACATAGCTGGTGAAGGGTGGCGCTCCAGTTCGATACCTAACCGCTTTTTCACGCCTGCCGGAAGGTGTTTTCCCCAGCGAGACGCAGCCCGGGCGCTGTTCTTCCCGCACAAGATAGCCAAAACGATGAACTCGATCAAATTCTTCAAGCCGTACCTTTTCCCTTTTGCCTTGCGCCAATCAGGAATTGAGTCGAAAAATAGTGTACACAGGTGGAATTTCGATTCGCATGTTTCCTCGCTTTTGTAGAATTTAGGAAACTTTGCATCAATTCCACCTTGTACGCCACTTTTTACTTTGAAACAGCCCTAGGCGCGATGCCTCGGACGGCTACCGTTTTGGTGAATGGCAAAGGCGTTGGTCAACCGCGCCAGCGCACCTTACGGCGGCGTTAGGGCGGGCTTGCCTAACGAAACAAATATTTAGTTATCAGTATTAACCCTTGACGATAATATCCCAAAAGGTTTACAATCTCTTTCATGATCAGAACGTTCAAGGATAAAGAAACTCGCAAAGTATTCGATGGACGTTTCTCGAAAAAACTACCCCACGATATTCAACCTATCGCCGAACGGAAGCTAATCATGCTTCATCGCTCTTTCAATCTGAACGATCTCCGTATACCACCGTCGAACCGGTTAGAAGCTTTGAAGGGCAATAGACACGGGCAACACAGCATTCGCATCAATGACCAGTGGCGGATTTGTTTTGAATGGCGTGAAGATGGTGTTTATGATGTCGAAATTACTGACTATCATTAAGGTGTGATTATGAGAGATTATCCCCCTATTCATCCTGGTGAGATACTGCAAGAAGAATTTCTAAAACCAATGGGAATTAGTCAGTACCGTCTCGCCCAAGATATTGGCGTACCTGCAATGAGAATTAGCAAAATCATTCGTGGTGAGCGAGGCATCAGCGCCGATACAGCCCTTCGGCTTGCTCGCTATTTTGGGATGTCAATTGAGTTTTGGACAGGTATTCAGACACATTATGAGATTGAAAAAGCAAAAATGGGTTTGGGCAACCGTTTAGAAACAGAAGTCAAGGTTTTTACGTCGGCGTAAACTAAAGTAATGTCTTTACTACAAGGTGTTGGGAATTGTTGCTCATAAAGGCAAAGAGACCTAACAACCCTTCCA of the Candidatus Leptovillus gracilis genome contains:
- a CDS encoding HigA family addiction module antidote protein, giving the protein MRDYPPIHPGEILQEEFLKPMGISQYRLAQDIGVPAMRISKIIRGERGISADTALRLARYFGMSIEFWTGIQTHYEIEKAKMGLGNRLETEVKVFTSA
- a CDS encoding transposase family protein, yielding MDAKFPKFYKSEETCESKFHLCTLFFDSIPDWRKAKGKRYGLKNLIEFIVLAILCGKNSARAASRWGKHLPAGVKKRLGIELERHPSPAMLCRVFWHIEATVLKRESESGPPRCINNLSWPAWFVGSRGRQKHSSGCFLG
- a CDS encoding type II toxin-antitoxin system RelE/ParE family toxin, with the translated sequence MIRTFKDKETRKVFDGRFSKKLPHDIQPIAERKLIMLHRSFNLNDLRIPPSNRLEALKGNRHGQHSIRINDQWRICFEWREDGVYDVEITDYH